The Thermocrinis albus DSM 14484 genome segment ATGACTCAAAACCGCCATCAACTGTCCTTTTTTCACCCTGTCCCCTTCTCTTACCAGGAGTTTTTCCACCCTTCCGGAAACTTCTGACTTTATCACCAGATAGTCCTCGGGTTCTACGTAACCTGATGCATAGACCACCTTCTGTACTTCTCGCCTTTCTACCTTTACCAGTTTTTCTCTCTTCTGAAATTTGACCATAAAGAAGACTGCCAAAAGGGAAAGAAGGAAGATGGAGAGTGTGATGAGGATCCTTTTCCTCAACTTTCAAAAACTTCCTTCTTTATGTCCTCCTCTCTACCAAAGACACCCATGATGTGGTACCCATTGTCCACATGTATTACCTCACCGGTGATACCTCTGGCCCAATGACTACAGAGGAAAACCGCTGTATCGCCTACATCCTCTATGGTGATAGGTCTACCGAAGGGGTTTACTTTGGTGGTGTGTTCCATCAAAAGATGGAAACCTGTTATGCTGTAGGCAGCCAAAGTTTTCACAGGTCCAGCAGATATGGCGTTGATCCTGTGTCCCTTCTTGGCTATATCGTAGGCCAGATACCTAACAGTGCTTTCAAGAGCGGCTTTGGCTATTCCCATCACGTTGTAGTGAGGTACCACCTTCTCCGCTCCGTAGTAAGACAGGGTTATTATGCTACCTTCCCTACCTTCCATGAGGGGTAGAGCCTCCCGCGTGAGGGCTATGAGAGAGTATACGGAAACATCCATGGCTATCTTAAAGCCTTCCCGCGACGTATCTATCACACCTCCCTTGAACTCTTCTTTAGGAGCGTAGGCTATAGAGTGAACCAGTATGTCAAGGAAGCCCCACTCTTTCTCAAGGGTTTGGATCACGTTTTTTATATCCTCGTCGGAGGTGACATCACACTTCATCACCAATCTACTACCCAGTTGGTGAGCTATCTCTTCCACCTTGGGTCTTAACTTCTCAATGGCGTAGGTAAAGGCCAACTCTGCACCCTCTCGCCTGAAGGCTTTTGCGATGCCGTAAGCAATGCTCCTCTCGTTGGCAACACCCGTTATGAGAGCTCTCTTTCCTTCCAGAAGACCCATCACTTTTCCCCCTTTAGTATGCTGAGAGCCTCGTCCACCGTACCACCTTTGTGTACCAGATG includes the following:
- a CDS encoding enoyl-ACP reductase FabI; the protein is MGLLEGKRALITGVANERSIAYGIAKAFRREGAELAFTYAIEKLRPKVEEIAHQLGSRLVMKCDVTSDEDIKNVIQTLEKEWGFLDILVHSIAYAPKEEFKGGVIDTSREGFKIAMDVSVYSLIALTREALPLMEGREGSIITLSYYGAEKVVPHYNVMGIAKAALESTVRYLAYDIAKKGHRINAISAGPVKTLAAYSITGFHLLMEHTTKVNPFGRPITIEDVGDTAVFLCSHWARGITGEVIHVDNGYHIMGVFGREEDIKKEVFES